In the genome of Streptomyces collinus, one region contains:
- a CDS encoding alpha/beta fold hydrolase → MARRIDVTGTGGVRLAAWEFGDPPKTDPAQDGQGAHDGHTAPEGSPGVLLLHGLMGRASHWAYTARWLSARYRAVALDQRGHGRSDKPPQGSFTRDAYVDDAEAALEQLGLAPVVLIGHAMGALTAWQLAARRPDLVRGLIICDMRASALGAASQREWGQWFKAWPLPFATLADVRKWFGEDDPWVERPNPARGEFYAEVMAESPDGWRPVFEPEQMLRTRETWVYDAHWEELTQVRCPALVVRGLDGELGRAEAQEMVRVLPRGQYAEVADAGHLVHYDQPEAWRAAIEPFLDSLGDS, encoded by the coding sequence ATGGCGCGACGCATCGACGTGACCGGGACGGGCGGCGTACGCCTGGCGGCCTGGGAGTTCGGGGACCCGCCCAAGACCGATCCGGCGCAGGACGGGCAGGGGGCGCACGACGGGCACACCGCGCCGGAGGGCTCCCCGGGCGTGCTGTTACTGCACGGCCTCATGGGCCGCGCCTCACACTGGGCGTACACCGCCCGCTGGCTCTCCGCGCGCTACCGCGCGGTCGCCCTGGACCAGCGCGGCCACGGCCGCAGCGACAAACCCCCGCAGGGCTCCTTCACGCGGGACGCCTACGTCGACGACGCCGAGGCCGCTCTGGAGCAGCTCGGTCTTGCCCCGGTCGTCCTCATCGGCCACGCCATGGGCGCGCTCACCGCCTGGCAGCTCGCCGCCAGGCGCCCCGACCTGGTCCGCGGCCTGATCATCTGCGACATGCGGGCCTCCGCGCTCGGCGCCGCCTCGCAGCGCGAGTGGGGCCAGTGGTTCAAGGCCTGGCCGCTGCCGTTCGCCACGCTCGCCGACGTCCGCAAGTGGTTCGGCGAGGACGACCCCTGGGTGGAGCGGCCCAATCCGGCCCGTGGCGAGTTCTACGCCGAGGTGATGGCCGAGTCCCCGGACGGCTGGCGTCCGGTCTTCGAGCCGGAGCAGATGCTCCGCACCCGCGAGACATGGGTGTACGACGCGCACTGGGAGGAGCTGACCCAGGTCCGCTGCCCCGCCCTGGTCGTGCGCGGCTTGGACGGCGAGCTGGGCCGCGCCGAGGCCCAGGAGATGGTCCGGGTCCTGCCCCGCGGCCAGTACGCGGAGGTCGCCGACGCCGGCCACCTGGTGCACTACGACCAGCCGGAGGCCTGGCGCGCCGCGATCGAGCCCTTCCTGGACTCGCTGGGCGACAGCTGA
- a CDS encoding ABC transporter ATP-binding protein, with product MGSSAVRVRGLWKRFGQQVAVAGVDLDLPAGKFIGLVGPNGAGKTTTLSMVTGLLRPDHGTVEVVGHDVWRDPVEVKARIGVLPEGLRLFERLSGRELLAYSGRLRGLPGAEVDKRATQLLDVLDLAGAQHKLVVDYSTGMRKKIGLASALLHNPEVLFLDEPFEGVDPVSAQTIRGVLERYTASGATVVFSSHVMELVESLCDWVAVMAAGRIRATGTLAEVRGDAPSLQRAFLELVGAQSRDAGSDLDWLGGGAR from the coding sequence GTGGGATCCAGCGCGGTGCGGGTGCGGGGGCTGTGGAAGCGGTTCGGGCAGCAGGTCGCTGTCGCCGGGGTCGATCTCGACTTGCCCGCGGGCAAGTTCATCGGGCTCGTCGGACCGAACGGGGCCGGGAAGACCACCACCTTGTCGATGGTGACCGGGCTGCTCAGGCCCGATCACGGGACCGTCGAGGTGGTCGGGCACGACGTGTGGCGGGACCCCGTCGAGGTGAAGGCGCGGATCGGGGTGCTGCCGGAGGGGCTGCGGCTCTTCGAGCGGCTCTCCGGGCGGGAACTGCTGGCGTACAGCGGGCGGTTGCGCGGGCTGCCCGGTGCCGAAGTCGACAAGCGGGCCACGCAGCTCCTCGACGTCCTCGATCTGGCCGGGGCCCAGCACAAGCTCGTCGTCGACTACTCGACCGGCATGCGCAAGAAGATCGGGCTCGCCAGCGCTCTCCTCCACAATCCCGAAGTGCTGTTCCTGGACGAGCCGTTCGAGGGGGTCGACCCCGTCTCCGCGCAGACCATCCGGGGCGTCCTGGAGCGGTACACGGCCTCGGGCGCCACGGTCGTGTTCTCTTCCCACGTCATGGAGCTCGTCGAGTCGCTGTGCGACTGGGTCGCCGTCATGGCCGCCGGGCGGATCCGCGCCACCGGCACGCTCGCCGAGGTGCGCGGGGACGCGCCGTCGCTGCAGCGGGCGTTCCTCGAACTCGTCGGCGCGCAGAGCCGGGACGCCGGGTCCGATCTCGACTGGCTGGGCGGCGGGGCCCGGTGA
- a CDS encoding bifunctional DNA primase/polymerase: MFIVEETLAGTEAAQIPKQRGESLLETAVRYAEERHWDVFPGTWLEAADGSQRCSCGDAACPAPGSHPARPDWATQATGSATVARRMWQKQPAASILLPTGRTFDAISVPETAGFLALARMERMELTLGPVTLTPDRRMEFFVLPGAGVKVPDLVRKLGWAVSSLDLTVLGEGAYVAAPPTRFGSRGAVQWACRPTPANRWLPDAEELISPLAYACGRDR; the protein is encoded by the coding sequence GTGTTCATCGTGGAAGAGACGCTCGCCGGCACCGAAGCCGCCCAGATCCCGAAGCAGCGCGGGGAATCGCTGCTGGAGACCGCTGTTCGCTACGCCGAGGAGCGCCACTGGGACGTGTTCCCCGGCACCTGGCTGGAAGCCGCCGACGGCAGTCAGCGCTGCTCCTGCGGTGACGCGGCGTGTCCGGCGCCCGGGTCGCACCCGGCGCGCCCGGACTGGGCGACGCAGGCGACGGGCAGTGCGACGGTCGCGCGACGGATGTGGCAGAAGCAGCCAGCCGCGTCGATCCTGCTGCCGACGGGGCGGACGTTCGACGCGATCTCCGTGCCGGAGACGGCCGGGTTCCTGGCGCTCGCGCGCATGGAGCGGATGGAGCTGACGCTCGGGCCGGTGACGCTCACGCCGGACCGGCGGATGGAGTTCTTCGTGCTGCCGGGGGCCGGGGTGAAGGTGCCCGATCTGGTGCGGAAGCTGGGGTGGGCGGTGTCGTCGCTGGATCTGACGGTGCTGGGCGAAGGGGCGTATGTGGCTGCGCCGCCCACGCGGTTCGGGTCCCGTGGGGCTGTGCAGTGGGCCTGCCGGCCGACTCCGGCCAATCGGTGGCTGCCGGATGCCGAGGAGTTGATCTCGCCCTTGGCCTATGCGTGCGGTAGGGATCGATAG
- a CDS encoding SIS domain-containing protein has product MSDRAPAGQFIDAAIGLLRRLRDEEADSIAAAGTLLADTVADGGRLFAFGAGHSSLAAQDLVYRAGGLALMNLLAVPGVVGVDVMPAPLGSALERVDGLASAVLDSSPLRAGDALLIISLSGRNALPVEMAMSARALGVKVIGVTSVAYASETKSRHASGTYLKDHCDLVLDSKIAVGDAELTHDGIPAPFAPASTVVTSALLQAVMATAATTLADRGIEPPLLRSGNVDGGHDWNARVMEQYRDRIFYRH; this is encoded by the coding sequence ATGAGCGACCGCGCGCCGGCCGGCCAGTTCATCGACGCCGCGATCGGCCTGCTGAGGCGGCTGCGCGACGAGGAGGCCGACAGCATCGCCGCGGCCGGGACGCTCCTCGCCGACACCGTCGCCGACGGCGGCCGGCTCTTCGCCTTCGGCGCCGGACACTCCTCCCTCGCCGCGCAGGACCTCGTCTACCGCGCCGGCGGCCTCGCCCTGATGAACCTGCTCGCCGTCCCGGGTGTCGTCGGCGTCGACGTCATGCCCGCACCCCTCGGCTCCGCCCTGGAACGCGTCGACGGCCTCGCGAGCGCCGTCCTCGACAGCTCCCCGCTCCGCGCGGGCGACGCCCTCCTGATCATCTCCCTCTCGGGGCGCAACGCCCTGCCCGTCGAGATGGCCATGAGCGCGCGTGCCCTGGGCGTCAAGGTCATCGGCGTGACCTCGGTGGCCTACGCCTCGGAGACGAAGTCCCGGCACGCCTCCGGGACGTACCTCAAGGACCACTGCGACCTCGTCCTCGACTCGAAGATCGCGGTCGGCGACGCGGAACTGACCCACGACGGCATCCCCGCCCCCTTCGCCCCCGCCTCGACGGTCGTCACCTCGGCCCTCCTCCAGGCCGTCATGGCGACGGCCGCCACCACCCTCGCCGACCGCGGCATCGAGCCGCCCCTGCTGCGCTCCGGGAACGTCGACGGCGGCCACGACTGGAACGCCCGGGTGATGGAGCAGTACCGCGACCGGATCTTCTACCGGCACTGA
- a CDS encoding metal-dependent transcriptional regulator, producing the protein MSGLIDTTEMYLRTILELEEEGVVPMRARIAERLDQSGPTVSQTVARMERDGLVSVASDRHLELTDEGRRLATRVMRKHRLAECLLVDVIGLEWEQVHAEACRWEHVMSEAVERRVLELLRHPTESPYGNPIPGLEELGEKDGADPFLDEGMVSLASLAPGAEGKTVVVRRIGEPIQTDAQLMYTLRRAGVQPGSVVSVTESAGGVLVGSGGEAAELESDVASHVFVAKP; encoded by the coding sequence ATGTCCGGACTGATCGACACCACGGAGATGTATCTCCGCACCATCCTCGAGCTGGAGGAAGAGGGTGTGGTCCCCATGCGCGCCCGTATCGCCGAGCGGTTGGACCAGAGCGGGCCGACCGTCAGCCAGACCGTGGCGCGCATGGAGCGTGACGGCCTGGTGTCCGTCGCGAGTGACCGGCATCTGGAGCTGACCGATGAGGGCCGCCGGCTGGCCACGCGTGTGATGCGCAAGCACCGCCTCGCGGAGTGTCTGCTCGTCGACGTGATCGGGCTGGAGTGGGAGCAGGTCCACGCCGAGGCGTGCCGCTGGGAGCACGTGATGAGCGAGGCCGTGGAGCGCCGCGTCCTGGAGCTGCTGCGGCACCCGACGGAGTCGCCGTACGGCAACCCGATCCCGGGTCTGGAGGAGCTCGGCGAGAAGGACGGCGCCGACCCCTTCCTGGACGAGGGCATGGTGTCGCTGGCCAGTCTCGCCCCGGGCGCCGAGGGCAAGACGGTCGTGGTGCGCCGGATCGGTGAGCCGATCCAGACGGACGCGCAGCTGATGTACACGCTGCGGCGGGCGGGCGTGCAGCCCGGCTCGGTGGTGAGCGTGACGGAGTCGGCGGGCGGGGTGCTGGTGGGCAGCGGCGGTGAGGCGGCCGAGCTGGAGTCGGACGTCGCGTCCCACGTGTTCGTCGCCAAGCCCTGA
- a CDS encoding transporter, with the protein MSTDAITPVFVRLKLSLLRNGLRQSGGRKAAYITSAVFALLFAALQLIGLIALRGHAHAESVVVLAVAVLGLGWAVMPLFFPSGDETLDPTRLVMLPLRPRPLVRALLTASLVGIGPLFTLCLLVGSVVAVARGGAAFAAGVVAVVLALLVCVALARAVAAANVRLLTSRKGRDLAVLSGLVIAVGAQIVNFGAQRIGASGLGELDPAAGVLQWVPPASAIGAVHAVSEGSYGLAAAQLTLTAGALVALLALWSRHLTRLMTSPDGSTLPGAESAAKERSSTGLARLLPPGRTGTVMERSLRYVWRDPKTKAAWVTSLAIGLIVPVFNAWQGTGSVYFACFAAGMLGIQMYNQFGQDTSAFWIVAMTISSTRDAYVELRARAYALLLITLPYATLVTVLTTAMLGDWRRLPEALGLSFALLGAMLATGAWTSARFPYSIPQEGYKNVAPGQTGLAWISIFGGMMAAALLCAPVIALTIWLNVSADGDDWTWLLLPAGTVYGAGLTAAGLKLAAPRTARRLPEILAAVSKG; encoded by the coding sequence GTGAGCACCGACGCGATCACCCCCGTCTTCGTACGGCTGAAGCTGTCGCTGCTGCGCAACGGGCTGCGGCAGTCCGGCGGGCGGAAGGCCGCCTACATCACCTCGGCCGTCTTCGCCCTGCTGTTCGCCGCGCTCCAGCTGATCGGCCTGATCGCGCTGCGCGGCCATGCGCACGCCGAGTCGGTGGTCGTGCTGGCGGTGGCGGTGCTGGGGCTCGGGTGGGCGGTGATGCCGCTGTTCTTCCCCAGCGGTGACGAGACCCTCGACCCGACCCGGCTGGTGATGCTGCCGCTGCGGCCCCGGCCACTGGTGCGGGCGCTGCTCACGGCCTCGCTGGTGGGCATCGGGCCGCTGTTCACGCTGTGCCTGCTGGTGGGCTCCGTGGTGGCGGTGGCCCGTGGCGGGGCGGCGTTCGCGGCCGGGGTCGTCGCCGTCGTGCTGGCGCTGCTGGTGTGCGTGGCGCTCGCGCGGGCCGTCGCCGCCGCGAACGTACGGCTGCTGACCAGCCGCAAGGGGCGGGACCTCGCGGTGCTCAGCGGGCTCGTCATCGCGGTCGGGGCGCAGATCGTCAACTTCGGCGCGCAGCGCATCGGGGCGTCGGGGCTGGGCGAACTCGACCCGGCGGCCGGGGTGCTGCAGTGGGTGCCGCCCGCGTCGGCGATCGGGGCCGTGCACGCGGTGAGCGAGGGCTCCTACGGCCTGGCCGCCGCGCAACTGACGCTGACCGCGGGGGCACTGGTGGCGCTGCTCGCGCTCTGGTCACGGCATCTGACCCGGCTGATGACCTCACCCGACGGCTCCACCCTGCCGGGCGCCGAGTCGGCCGCGAAAGAGCGCTCGTCGACCGGGCTCGCGCGGCTGCTGCCACCGGGCCGTACGGGCACGGTCATGGAGCGCAGCCTGCGGTACGTGTGGCGCGACCCGAAGACCAAGGCCGCCTGGGTGACGTCGCTGGCCATCGGGCTGATCGTGCCGGTGTTCAACGCCTGGCAGGGCACCGGGTCGGTGTACTTCGCCTGCTTCGCCGCCGGGATGCTCGGCATCCAGATGTACAACCAGTTCGGACAGGACACCTCGGCGTTCTGGATCGTCGCGATGACGATCTCCTCGACGCGCGACGCCTACGTCGAACTGCGCGCCCGGGCGTACGCCCTGCTGCTGATCACGCTGCCCTACGCCACGCTCGTGACGGTCCTGACGACGGCCATGCTCGGCGACTGGCGGCGGCTGCCCGAGGCGCTGGGGCTGTCCTTCGCGCTGCTCGGCGCGATGCTCGCGACCGGGGCGTGGACGTCCGCCCGCTTCCCCTACTCCATCCCGCAGGAGGGCTACAAGAACGTCGCCCCCGGGCAGACCGGGCTCGCCTGGATCTCGATCTTCGGCGGGATGATGGCGGCCGCCCTGTTGTGCGCGCCCGTCATCGCGCTCACGATCTGGCTGAACGTGAGCGCCGACGGCGACGACTGGACGTGGCTGCTGCTGCCGGCGGGCACGGTGTACGGGGCGGGGCTCACGGCGGCGGGGCTGAAACTGGCCGCTCCGCGGACGGCCCGGCGGCTGCCGGAGATCCTGGCGGCGGTCAGCAAGGGGTGA
- a CDS encoding transcriptional regulator encodes MAARPLVARQPNERLQALIQEAGCSNAGLARRVNMCGAEHGLDLRYDKTSVARWLRGQQPRGRAPAIIAEALGRKLGRTVTIDEIGMANGKNLASGVGLQFSPTVLGAIEQVCELWRSDVGRRDFLSGSSVAASALVEPSRDWLISVPDAQVSRSAGPRVGQSDVQAVQAMTQALVDLDHQYGSGHVRPVVVHYLNSVVSGLLAGSYREAVGRDLFAAVARLTELAGYMAVDTGQPGLAQRYYIQALRLAQAAGDRGYGGYVLAASMSHLAAQLGNPREIAQLARAAQEGARGRVSPRAESMFLAAEARGHALMGDVRAAQSAAGRAVSALEAADPAAGDDPVWIAHFDEAYLADELAHCHRDLGQAEAAARCAQESLAGHPETRARRRAIGYVLLATAQVQQREIEEACNTGMQAVELLEGLRSNRGAEYLEDFQQRLEPYRDEAVVREFGARLDLQAAA; translated from the coding sequence ATGGCCGCAAGGCCGCTCGTCGCCCGGCAGCCGAACGAACGGCTGCAGGCGCTCATCCAGGAAGCCGGATGCTCCAACGCCGGCCTGGCCCGCCGGGTCAACATGTGCGGTGCCGAGCACGGCCTCGACCTGCGCTACGACAAGACATCGGTGGCGCGCTGGCTGCGCGGGCAGCAGCCGCGGGGCCGGGCCCCGGCGATCATCGCCGAGGCGCTGGGCCGCAAGCTCGGCCGTACGGTCACGATCGACGAGATCGGCATGGCCAACGGCAAGAACCTCGCCTCGGGCGTGGGCCTCCAGTTCTCGCCGACGGTGCTGGGGGCCATCGAGCAGGTCTGCGAGCTGTGGCGCAGTGACGTGGGGCGGCGGGACTTCCTGTCCGGCTCCTCCGTCGCCGCGTCCGCGCTGGTCGAGCCCAGCCGGGACTGGCTGATCTCCGTGCCCGACGCGCAGGTCTCGCGCTCGGCCGGGCCGCGGGTGGGGCAGTCCGACGTGCAGGCGGTCCAGGCCATGACGCAGGCGCTGGTGGATCTCGACCACCAGTACGGCAGCGGGCATGTGCGGCCGGTCGTCGTGCACTACCTCAACAGCGTGGTCTCGGGGCTGCTGGCGGGGTCGTACCGGGAGGCGGTCGGGCGGGACCTGTTCGCCGCGGTGGCCCGGCTGACGGAACTCGCCGGGTACATGGCCGTCGACACCGGCCAGCCCGGCCTGGCCCAGCGCTACTACATCCAGGCCCTGCGGCTGGCGCAGGCCGCCGGGGACCGCGGCTACGGCGGGTACGTCCTCGCGGCCTCCATGAGCCATCTCGCCGCGCAGCTCGGAAACCCGCGGGAGATCGCGCAGTTGGCACGGGCGGCGCAGGAGGGGGCGCGAGGGCGCGTGTCGCCGCGGGCGGAGTCGATGTTCCTTGCGGCGGAGGCGCGCGGGCACGCCCTCATGGGCGACGTGCGCGCCGCCCAGTCCGCGGCGGGCCGCGCGGTGAGCGCCCTGGAGGCGGCCGACCCGGCCGCCGGGGACGACCCGGTGTGGATCGCGCACTTCGACGAGGCGTATCTGGCCGACGAGTTGGCGCATTGCCACCGGGACCTCGGGCAGGCCGAGGCGGCGGCCCGCTGCGCGCAGGAGTCGCTGGCCGGGCATCCCGAGACGCGGGCGCGCCGCCGGGCCATCGGATATGTGCTCTTGGCCACGGCGCAGGTGCAGCAGCGGGAGATCGAAGAGGCGTGCAACACCGGCATGCAGGCCGTCGAACTGCTGGAGGGGCTGCGCTCCAACCGGGGCGCCGAGTATCTGGAGGACTTCCAGCAGCGGCTGGAGCCGTACCGGGACGAGGCGGTGGTAAGGGAGTTCGGGGCACGGCTCGACCTCCAGGCGGCTGCGTGA
- a CDS encoding caspase, EACC1-associated type: MTWLAWRPATASALLVGTGRHVPPSSLTSMPQAVTTARTLGAALSGAQGVFDARRTKVVPEPADTRQVLEPLRRMVREPDVDLLLFFYCGHGLLGRDDRLCLALTTSSQHRSGGDPSPSLPFAEVAALMRESSARHKVAILDCCFSGRALGPEGHGIHLFTACGRTQKALFPPEGTLTGFTGGLLRILDEGIPEGPPDLGLSTLYDRLAVVLPTTQAPSTGIFPTGYPAPHQQTVDGSGHIALAVNPAHGTQRTPAGLRARAAFAQRLKKLTEPSPATPVPDPAMLPQLVHVLADLVRDATDLLGPFDDFSIDVRRNHAVVTGTAGSPERAAALLSALVDALRAKSSGHPALPGVERALAHWTREVSRG; encoded by the coding sequence ATGACCTGGCTCGCATGGCGCCCCGCCACCGCCTCCGCACTGCTCGTGGGCACCGGCCGGCACGTCCCTCCCAGCTCTCTGACCTCGATGCCCCAGGCCGTGACCACGGCCCGGACCCTCGGGGCCGCGCTCAGCGGTGCGCAGGGAGTGTTCGACGCGCGCCGGACCAAGGTGGTCCCGGAGCCCGCGGACACCCGTCAAGTGCTGGAGCCCCTGCGCCGGATGGTCCGGGAACCCGACGTCGATCTGCTGCTCTTCTTCTACTGTGGTCACGGACTGCTCGGCCGGGACGACCGTCTCTGTCTGGCGCTCACCACCTCCAGCCAGCATCGCAGCGGAGGCGATCCGAGCCCCTCCCTGCCGTTCGCCGAAGTCGCCGCGCTGATGCGGGAGTCGTCGGCGCGGCACAAGGTCGCGATTCTCGACTGCTGCTTCTCCGGCCGCGCCCTCGGCCCGGAAGGTCACGGCATCCATCTGTTCACCGCGTGCGGCCGCACCCAGAAGGCTCTCTTCCCGCCCGAGGGAACGCTGACCGGCTTCACCGGGGGACTGCTCAGGATCCTCGACGAGGGCATACCCGAGGGGCCGCCGGATCTCGGCCTGTCCACCCTCTACGACCGGCTGGCGGTGGTCCTGCCCACCACCCAGGCTCCGTCGACGGGTATTTTCCCCACCGGTTATCCCGCTCCTCACCAGCAGACCGTGGACGGGTCGGGCCACATCGCGCTCGCGGTCAACCCGGCCCACGGAACCCAGCGGACACCGGCGGGGCTGCGTGCCCGCGCAGCCTTCGCCCAGCGGCTCAAGAAGCTCACCGAGCCGTCGCCTGCCACCCCCGTGCCGGATCCGGCGATGCTGCCGCAACTGGTGCACGTCCTGGCCGACCTGGTCAGGGACGCGACCGATCTGCTGGGCCCGTTCGACGACTTCAGCATCGACGTCCGCCGCAACCACGCCGTCGTGACCGGTACCGCCGGATCCCCCGAGCGGGCCGCGGCCCTGCTGTCCGCCCTGGTCGACGCCCTGCGTGCCAAGTCGTCCGGCCACCCGGCCCTGCCGGGAGTGGAACGTGCCCTGGCTCACTGGACCCGAGAGGTCTCACGCGGCTGA